The Globicephala melas chromosome X, mGloMel1.2, whole genome shotgun sequence genome window below encodes:
- the LOC115849866 gene encoding LOW QUALITY PROTEIN: transcription elongation factor A protein-like 5 (The sequence of the model RefSeq protein was modified relative to this genomic sequence to represent the inferred CDS: deleted 1 base in 1 codon) yields the protein MEKVYRENEGKPENEGNPDNEGKSKDAVDTEDEGKSDEEEKPEVEGKTEHEGELQNEGRPEDQGQPEDERKREKQDKSEAEGKPHGEGKLESQAKPESQPRAAEKHTDEDYVPRKAKRKTDRGTDDSPKDYQNNLQERHLGSEEMMTECAAMSRAQEELRKRQKMGGFHWMQRDVQDPFTQGANGVSGE from the exons ATGGAGAAGGTCtacagagaaaatgaaggaaagccAGAAAATGAAGGAAACCCAGACAATGAGGGAAAGTCAAAAGATGCAGTAGATACAGAAGATGAAGGAAAGTCAGATGAGGAAGAAAAGCCAGAAGTGGAGGGGAAGACAGAACACGAGGGAGAGCTCCAGAATGAGGGACGGCCAGAAGACCAGGGACAACCAGAagatgagaggaagagagaaaagcaggaCAAGTCCGAAGCTGAGGGAAAACCACACGGTGAGGGCAAGCTGGAATCCCAGGCAAAGCCAGAGAGTCAGCCGCGGGCTGCCGAAAAGCACACCGATGAAGACTACGTGCCCcggaaagcaaaaagaaaaacggaCAGGGGAACGGACGATTCCCCCAAGGACTATCAGAACAACTTACAGGAAAGGCATCTGGGCAGTGAGGAGATGATGACAGAATGTGCAGCTATGTCAAGGGCTCAGGAAGAGctaaggaaaagacagaaaatgggTGGTTTTCATTGGATGCAAAGAGATGTACAGGATCCATTCACC CAAGGGGCCAACGGGGTGTCAGGGGAATGA